In a single window of the Salvelinus namaycush isolate Seneca chromosome 6, SaNama_1.0, whole genome shotgun sequence genome:
- the oxa1l gene encoding mitochondrial inner membrane protein OXA1L, producing the protein MAAIRSGVTPGCLTRCFLRQSGISSAGNPSFTERWNQRFLQRSHLHTVIECRSPTTRAVLGRRHNGRLLLVSAVSVRHNGSQVPSESIPMATPVLEASIDSPVVVDPASTITQPIAEQVLEAAPTAVDILQGVGAELSLSELGLGSATPVGLVQNLLEFMHVDIGMPWWGAIVVGTVLARIMVFPVIVKGQREAAKLNNVMPEMTKLTNKMNEAKQSGNKFDFAKAYSDLTMFQKKHDVNPLRGFLVPLVQTPVFISFFIALRKMSYLPVPSMQTGGCLWFLDLTAADPFYILPIAVTGTMFAILELGAESGVDNPNLKAMKTVFRIMPFVILPLTINFPTAVFTYWMTSNCFSLAQVALLKHPLVRQKLRIPERVEHPTSALPQNDGFFETIKKGWKNAQLAQQLEERERRIKNHLDIASKGPLRQTFTHNPLQQSTPSIAATTATKSAKAKQASPATGGKKRPWEETIG; encoded by the exons ATGGCTGCGATCAGGAGTGGGGTGACTCCGGGTTGTCTAACAAGATGTTTTTTAAGACAAAGTGGAATATCAAGTGCAGGCAACCCTTCATTTACAGAGAGATGGAACCAG AGGTTTCTACAGAGATCCCATCTTCACACAGTAATAGAATGCAGGAGTCCTACAACTAGAGCTGTTCTCGGTCGACGTCACAATGGAAGGTTATTATTGGTCAGCGCGGTGTCCGTCAGGCACAACGGCTCACAG GTCCCCAGTGAAAGTATTCCTATGGCAACTCCAGTGCTGGAAGCATCCATTGACAGCCCTGTCGTCGTTGACCCCGCCTCTACTATCACACAGCCAATCGCCGAGCAGGTGTTAGAGGCTGCACCAACCGCAGTGGATATTCTGCAGGGGGTGGGAGCAGAGCTGAGCCTATCAGAGCTGGGCCTGGGAAGCGCCACTCCTGTTGGCCTGGTCCAGAACCTACTGGAGTTCATGCATGTGGACATTGGGATGCCGTGGTGGGGAGCCATTGTCGTAG gcaCAGTGCTGGCTCGCATCATGGTGTTCCCGGTCATCGTGAAGGGTCAGAGGGAGGCGGCCAAGCTGAACAACGTTATGCCAGAGATGACTAAACTCACCAACAAGATGAACGAGGCCAAACAGAGTGGAAACAAGTTCGACT TTGCTAAGGCGTACTCTGACCTGACCATGTTCCAGAAGAAACATGACGTCAACCCTCTCCGTGGCTTCCTTGTCCCTTTGGTGCAG ACTCCAGTCTTCATCTCCTTCTTCATCGCTCTCAGAAAGATGTCCTACCTCCCTGTCCCCAGTATGCAGACAGGAGGTTGCTTGTGGTTCTTAGACCTCACAGCAGCAGACCCTTTCTACATCCTCCCCATTGCTGTGACCGGAACCATGTTCGCTATACTGGAG CTGGGGGCAGAGTCTGGTGTGGACAACCCTAACCTGAAAGCCATGAAGACAGTGTTCAGAATCATGCCCTTCGTCATCCTCCCTCTCACCATTAACTTCCCCACg gcggTGTTTACGTACTGGATGACGTCCAACTGCTTCTCCCTGGCCCAGGTGGCCCTGCTCAAACACCCCCTGGTCAGACAGAAGCTGAGGATCCCAGAGAGGGTCGAACACCCTACCTCCGCCCTGCCCCAGAACGACGGCTTCTTCGAGACCATCAAGAAGG GCTGGAAGAATGCTCAGCTTGCCCAGCagttggaggagagggagaggaggatcaAGAACCACCTGGATATTGCATCAAAAG GTCCATTGAGACAGACCTTCACTCACAACCCTCTACAGCAGTCAACACCATCCAttgcagcaacaacagcaaccaAGTCAGCCAAAGCTAAACAAGCCTCCCCGGCAACTGGTGGTAAGAAGAGGCCATGGGAGGAGACTATTGGTTGA
- the LOC120049710 gene encoding tyrosine-protein kinase SRK2-like, whose product MMPMSGELSLVLTLGVMVGMAILLGFLFRPTGSADPCEMNCRAIKLGKKLGEGSFGVVYQGLYNNTPVAVKTLRRGTMDPRDFLKEAQIMKTMEHPNLIRLLAVCTEEPIYIITELMKNGSLLDYLKVRVGRLRLYDQIEMAAQVASGMAYLEMKNYIHRDLAARNVLVGENNVYKVADFGLARVLQATPMLSNQTKMYYISVGKAIFPLRWTAPEAIANERFTIKCDVWSFGILLYEIMTFGEIPYPNMTDSQVKQMVPNGYRMPCPVDPYCSKDMYKIMLDCWKENKYDRPTFKALKMRLRDVSG is encoded by the exons ATGATGCCAATGTCTGGAGAATTGTCCCTGGTCCTGACCTTGGGCGTGATGGTGGGGATGGCGATCCTGCTGGgttttctg TTTAGGCCAACTGGCTCTGCGGACCCCTGCGAGATGAACTGCAGGGCTATAAAACTGGGGAAGAAGCTGGGCGAAGGTTCCTTTGGAGTGGTCTATCAAGGCCTCTATAACAACACTCCAGTTGCAGTGAAGACCCTTAGACGTG GCACCATGGACCCTCGGGACTTCCTGAAAGAGGCCCAGATCATGAAGACTATGGAGCATCCCAACCTCATCCGGCTCTTGGCTGTCTGCACTGAAGAACCCATCTACATCATCACTGAGCTAATGAAGAACGGAAGTCTGCTGGATTACCTGA AGGTCAGGGTTGGAAGGCTACGTTTATATGACCAGATTGAGATGGCAGCCCAAGTGGCTTCTGGGATGGCTTATCTGGAGATGAAGAATTACATCCACAGGGACCTGGCAGCCAGGAATGTGCTGGTCGGCGAGAACAACGTCTACAAGGTGGCTGACTTTGGCCTTGCCAGGGTCTTACAAGCCACACCAATGCTTTCCAATCAGACCAAAATGTATTATATATCTGTAGGGAAAGCGATATTCCCTTTGAGATGGACGGCTCCTGAGGCCATCGCCAACGAGAGGTTCACCATCAAGTGTGACGTGTGGTCCTTCGGAATCTTGCTGTATGAGATCATGACCTTTGGGGAGATTCCCTATCCAA ACATGACCGACTCCCAGGTGAAACAGATGGTTCCCAATGGGTACAGGATGCCTTGCCCTGTTGACCCCTACTGTTCCAAAGACATGTACAAGATCATGTTGGACTGCTGGAAGGAGAATAAATATGACAGGCCCACTTTCAAGGCTCTGAAAATGAGGCTGAGGGACGTTAGCGGTTGA
- the LOC120049257 gene encoding ubiquitin carboxyl-terminal hydrolase 47-like produces the protein MTKDFREAVESHCGQDQKTADFHLKNLFKTLKTSETHTKDILSILGIENVYKQRDAAEYFESILSMVNPYVSKIFKGHLKHTTRCSEGHVTSDKTGPFWTLPLSMENPSDSNKTYSVREGFKEFFKSSTVSGMYCDQCNEKTDSTIACKMEHPPEILTLLLKRFEFDYHRMSYVKNDCCVDVPHTLRTKNCDYELYAVVDHVGSLRGGHYTAKIKPYDDHNWYVFDDSYVTQLNSKPFEQVESFRSQSAYLLMYRKLDSPDRQMNHATDHKSSLGDSTPPCSLETGASRTRAEEERKAPAPQKRQRQ, from the exons ATGACTAAGGACTTCAGAGAGGCTGTGGAAAG tcactGTGGTCAAGATCAGAAGACTGCTGATTTTCACCTGAAAAACCTATTTAAGACGTTAAAGACAAGTGAAACTCACACAAAGGACATCTTATCGATACTGGGCATTGAAAATG TATACAAGCAACGGGATGCTGCTGAATATTTTGAGAGTATTTTAAGCATGGTCAATCCTTATGTGTCGAAG ATCTTTAAAGGACATTTGAAACACACAACGAGATGTTCAGAAGGTCATGTGACCAGTGATAAAACTGGTCCATTCTGGACTCTGCCACTCTCAATGGAAAATCCATCAGACTCTAACAAAACCTACAGTGTG aggGAAGGTTTTAAGGAGTTTTTCAAGTCTTCAACTGTCAGTGGGATGTATTGTGACCAATGCAATGAGAAAACCGATTCAACCATT GCATGTAAAATGGAACATCCCCCAGAGATTCTAACTCTGCTCCTCAAGAGGTTTGAGTTTGACTACCACAGGATGTCATATGTCAAAAACGACTGCTGTGTGGATGTTCCTCACACGTTACGGACAAAG AACTGTGACTATGAACTCTATGCAGTTGTGGACCATGTGGGAAGTCTAAGAGGTGGACATTACACAGCTAAAATCAAGCCCTATGATGATCACAACTGGTATGTGTTCGATGACAGCTACGTCACACAG CTCAATTCAAAACCATTTGAACAAGTTGAGAGTTTTAG GTCCCAGAGTGCGTACCTGCTTATGTACAGGAAAT TGGATTCTCCAGATCGTCAGATGAACCATGCAACCGACCACAAAAGTTCACTCGGTGACTCAACTCCTCCCTGTTCCTTAGAGACAGGAGCCAGCAGAACAAGAgcagaagaagagagaaaagcTCCTGCTCCTCAAAAGAGGCAAAGACAGTAA